CTATTATTAACACTGCTATTTGTGTTTGTCCTGAGCTCTGCCATTGGACAAATTACGTATAGTGGTCCGTATTCCGGCAGTTCGGCCAGCCCAACACCGCTGGTACTTGGAGTTGGAACAAATACTATTTCAAGTACCGTAACGACATCGGGACCGTCCATTTCACAATGGTTTGATCTAACATTACCAGCTGCCATGGAGATTACCAATGTTACCCTTGGCGTAACCGATCCGGCTTCTGTATCGTCGGGTACCATGTGTTGGAATCCATTTTCAACCTGTAATCCTTCAGATTCTTGGACTCCTCCTGGTCAGCCAGCCACCCCAATAACCGCTTGGGATTTTCCGGGTACTCTGCCAATTGCCAGTTCACCCGGCGTTATAAGTGTTGATAATGGTACTGCTTTTAACACAACCTGGACTTTGGTCGTAACTGTTGCGGCATTGGCTTGTACAGACCCAACGATACCAGTACTTTCAGCTACTCCATCAAGTGTTTGTCCAGGTGGTGCCGTAACGCTTAGTCTTACGGGTACTTTAAATGATGCAACCAATTGGCAATGGTATACCGGCTCTTGTGGAGGCACCTCTATAGGTTCTGGAACTTCTCTTGTAGTGAATCCGGTAACAACTACAACCTATTATGCCAGAGGGGAAGGTGGATGTGTTGTCCCCGGAGCTTGCGGAACGGTTGATGTAACTGTATTTACCCCTCCAACCGTAACTTTTACAGCACTTGCCGATCTTTGTATTGATGCAGGTGTACAAGCCGGTCTTGGTGGTGGATCACCCTCAGGTGGCGTATATAGTGGCGCCGGTGTTACCGATGATGGTAATGGAATGACCTATAGCTTCGACCCTGCTGCTGCAGGTGCTGGAGTGCACACCTTGACCTATACATTTACCGATGCAAATGGATGTAGCGCTAGCGATTCAGATGATGTTGAAGTATTTGCCCTACCAACCGTAACCTTTACAGCACTTGCCGATCTTTGTATTGACGCAGGTGTACAGGCCGGTCTTGGTGGTGGATCACCCTCAGGTGGCGTATATAGTGGCGCCGGTGTAACCGATGATGGTAATGGAATGACCTATAGCTTTGACCCTGCTGCTGCAGGTGTTGGAGTGCACACCTTGACCTATACATTTACCGATGCAAATGGATGTACCGGTAGCGATTCAGATGATGTTGAAGTATTTGCCCTACCAACCGTAACTTTTACAGCACCGGCCGATCTTTGTATTGACGCAGGTGTACAGGCCGGTCTTGGTGGTGGATCACCCTCAGGTGGAGTATATAGTGGCGCCGGTGTTACCGATGATGGTAACGGAATGACTTATAGCTTTGACCCTGCTGCTGCAGGTGTTGGAGTGCACACCTTGACCTATACATTTACCGATGCAAATGGATGTACCGGTAGCGATTCAGATGATGTTGAAGTATTTGCCCTACCAACCGTAACTTTTACAGCACCGGCCGATCTTTGTATTGATGCAGGTGTACAGGCCGGTCTTGGTGGTGGAACACCTTCAGGTGGCGTATATAGTGGTCCCGGTGTTACCGATGATGGTAACGGAATGACTTATAGCTTTGACCCTGCTGCTGCAGGTGTTGGAGTGCACACCTTGACCTATACATTTACCGATGCAAATGGATGTACCGGTAGCGATTCAGATGATGTTGAAGTATTTGCCCTACCAACCGTAACTTTTACAGCACCGGCCGATCTTTGTATTGATGCAGGTGTACAGGCCGGTCTTGGTGGTGGAACACCCTCAGGTGGAGTATATAGTGGTCCCGGTGTTACCGATGATGGTAACGGAATGACTTATAGCTTTGACCCTGCTGCTGCAGGCGTTGGAGTGCACACCTTGACATATACATTTACCGATGCAAATGGATGTACCGGTAGCGATTCAGATGATGTTGAAGTATTTGCCCTACCAACCGTAACTTTTACAGCACCGGCCGATCTTTGTATTGATGCAGGTGTACAGGCCGGTCTTGGTGGTGGAACACCTTCAGGTGGAGTATATAGTGGTCCCGGTGTTACCGATGATGGTAACGGAATGACCTATAGCTTTGACCCTGCTGCTGCAGGTGTTGGAGTGCACACCTTGACCTATACATTTACCGATGCAAATGGTTGTACCGCTAGCGATTCAGACGATGTTGAAGTATTTGCCCTACCAACCGTAACTTTTACAGCACCTCCAAGCCCTGTTTGTCCGGGAGATGTGTTGATTGCCCAAGGTGGCGGTTCCCCTACAGGTGGAGTATATAGCGGTCCCGGTGTTACCGATGACGGTAACGGAATGACCTATACATTTGATGCCGGAGCTTCTGGAAACGGAACACATATATTAACATATACCTATACAGATGCTAATGGATGTACCAACAGTGATTCAGATTCAGTCACTGTGGAAGACACCGAAGATCCGGTAATTACATGTGCTGCCGATGGAACACGGGATACAGATTCGGGAGTTTGTACCTATACAGTACAAGGAACCGAATTTGATGCCACCTTTACAGACAACTGTACTTCGGGTGTAATATTTAACAATTATAACTCAACAGATACCATGGCAGGTGTAGTGCTTCCTAAGGGAGTCACTACCGTTATATGGACTGTAAATGACGGAAACGGGCAAACAGCTACTTGTACTACTGTTATAACTGTTGAAGACAACGAAGACCCTGTAATCTCTTGTGCTGCCGATGGAACACGAGATACAGATCCGGGAGTGTGTGAATACACTGTCGTAGGAACCGAGTTTGATGCAACCTTTACAGACAACTGTCCTGATGGAAGTATCATCAACGACTTTAACTCAACAGATACCATGGCAGGAGAAGTCCTAGCGCCCGGTGTATACAGCATAATATGGACGGTAGACGACGGAAATGGTCAAACGGCAAGCTGTACTACTGTCATTACTATTGAAGATAATGAAGTTCCGGTTATTGCGTGTCCGGCCGATGTGGCGGTGAATACCAATCCGGGACAATGCTATTCTATTGTTACCTTCCCGGATGCCATTGCATTTGATAACTGTGGTGTTGCTTCTGTGGTGCAAACAGCCGGCTTACCTAGTGGAAGTCAGTTTCCTGTAGGAGTTTCTACCATTGAGTATACTGCAACAGATATTCACGGAAACACTTCCGTGTGTAGCTTTACCATCACAGTAACCGATAACGAAGCGCCTATGGCGGTTTGTATGGATATCACTATTCAGTTAGATGAATTTGGAGATGCATCTATTGTTGCAGCCGATGTGGACGGTGGTTCAACCGATAATTGTGGTATTGCCACAATGACTATCGATGTAGATACCTTCGACTGTAGTGATGTAGGAGATAATCCTGTGGTACTTACCGTAACCGATGTCAACGGAAATGTATCCTCTTGTACTGCTATTGTAACAGTAGAAGACGTAACAGATCCGGTGGCTGTTTGTATGGATATTACTGTGCAACTGGACCCAACAGGAACAGTTACTATCTTAGGTAGTGATATAGGCGGAGCATCTACCGATGCCTGTGGTATTGCTTCTTACGATTTAGATATCGACACCTTTACCTGTGCCGATGTTGGAGACAATCCGGTTGTACTTACGGTAACCGATGTAAACGGAAACGTTAGTACCTGTACTGCCGTTGTAACGGTAGAGGATAACACCTCTCCCGATCTTGTTTGTATGGACATCACTCTCGAACTGGGAGCAGATGGAACTGCTACTATTGTTCCTGAAGATGTGATCGCAACCAACGACGATGCCTGTGGTGTTTTAACGATTGCTGTAGATATCTTCGAATTCGATTGTAGTGATATAGGGACTCCGGTTACCGTTCAGGTGTTTAGCCAGGACGTAAACGGAAACCTAAGTACATGTACCGCAGTTGTAACGGTGGTAGACCTGTTAGCTCCTGTGCTTACTTGTCCGGCCGATCAGACTGTAGATCCGGGAGCAGGAAACTTGTTCTATGAAGTACCTGATTACTTCGCCCTTGGTGAAGCAACGGCTACCGACAACTGTACAGATCCTGTGGTGATTACCTCACAAGATCCTGCAGCAGGAACATTACTACCTGATGGAACCTACACAGTAACTATCACTGCCGAAGATGAATATGGCAATGTAGCCACCTGTACGTTCGAGCTTACCGTAGATACGATACTAGGTATAGGAGATACAACAGCCGATATTTCGAGCATTGTATTGTATCCTAACCCGGCAACGGACTATGTGATGCTAAGCAATCCAAATAATGTGGAACTGCAAAGTGTGGCCATCTACGACCTAACCGGAAGATTGATTAAAACAATCGACCTGGTAAATATGGACGCAGAGAAAACCATCGATGTTTCAGAATTGGCCAGTTCGACGTATATGTTCGTTATAAAAGGAACAGATAGTCAAATGACCAAACAACTTATTAAGGAATAAATAAGTTAGTTATATAATCAAAAAAGACCGCTCAATGAGCGGTCTTTTTTTTGTTATCTACTTCTCGTAGTTTATATGCTGTAAGCTGAATGGCAATAGGCAATAGGCTGTAAGCTGTAAGCTGTAAGCTGTAAGCTGTAAGTAATCTAATTTACTCTTAATTATTAATTCTTAATTCTTTTCTACCTTTTCTTCGCCAATTCTCTAATTCGTTGATTCCTGCTTTCTTTTCACTACTCACGATTCACTCTTCACTGTTTTTGTGAGTTGAAAGTAAAACTTATTAATTATTAATTCTTAATTCTTTTCTTCCTTTTCTTCACTAATTCCCCATTCCCTATTCCCCATTCCCTATTCCCCATTCCCTATTCCCTATTCCCTAATTACTAATCCCTAATTCCTAATCCCTACTTTCTATTCACTACTCACGATTCACTCTTCACTTTTAGCAGTGAGATGTGAGATGTGAGCAAAATTAAATTCTATTCTCTCTTTTCTTTTCTCTTTTCTCTTAACCAATTCGCTAATCCCTATTCCCTATTCCCTAATTCCTAATCCCTCCTTTCTATTCACTACTCACGATTCACTCTTCACTGTTAGCGGTGAGATGTGAGATGTGAGATGTGAGATGTGAGATGTGAGATGTTAGATGTTAGATGTTAGATGTTAGATGTTAGATGTTAGATGTTAGATGTTAGATGTTAGATGTTAGATGTTAGATGTTAGAAAATTAAAATTTAACTTCTAACTCCCCTTGAAATCCGGACAGATATGCTTTTTAATCATTTCCACATTGATTTTCCTGAGATCGTTCCGTTTTAAAGGATGCACTCCGGAAGATGAGAATAATTCCAAATCTTTTTCTCCCCGTTTATAATACCAAACTTTTGGACTTCCATCTGTATTAAAAAAGAAGGTCTTATCACACTGAGCTTTAAGCTTTTTAAAATTGTGATAAAGCCCAGGATCAAATTTCGTTATTCCATCTTCATCACAATGCGCTCTAACAAACCTATCCTCTTCCCATCGCATACATTTCTTTCTAAAATTTTCATATCCCAGAAAAGCTATAATACCAAGCAAAATAATAATCACATACAGACAGCGCTTTGATGTTTCGGTCGAATTCCTTTTTATAAAATCATTGTAATCTATAAAATCTAAATATTTTGAAAAAGCATCAAGCGTGTGTCGAGTAATAGTAAATACTTCCTTATCCTCTAATTTTTGATAATAGGTGCTTATCGTTTTTGGTGTAGGTGGCTTTAAAGACCGCTTATCCATCTCATTATGAATATGGGTAGCCAAACCATGCGGGTTGTCCTGAGCCCCTTCTGATAAGGCCTGCTCAAACAGCTTCTCCAATAGTTTATTCTGAATAGTGGAATTTTGCATCATCACCCGAAAATTACAATTTCTTTTTGGAAAATAGTTAGAAAAAACATTTCCAACGATCTTCTAAAACGTTTCTATCTTCTTTCTAACCACCTTTCTAGATTGCACCAGATATTTGTCTCAACATTAAAGAACACCCAAGCGTAATAGGGTTTACGATTCTCTTTAATGTTAAACGGGAGCTGTAAAGTAAAGTGGCTAGACCAGTTGAGAAGTAATCGAATCGCTTTTCTTCTACACTCCCTACTTCTCAAAAAAGAAGGGAATTCTCTTCAACATGTATGGGGTTGCCAAGCAACTAGAATAAGCTGAGTAAAAACTCGGACAGCAACTCCTATTTCTAATTTTTAAATCAATAAAGATGAAAAATACAATAATAATTCTGGGAGCTGCAATGCTCTATTTGGGAATGCAAGCCTGTACACCACAGGCATTAGAACAAGTAGCAACCCCACAAGCTTGTTGTGGTGACGATTTTAATCCGCCACCACCCCCTCCACCTCCACCACCGGGAGGATAGAAACCGGAAGTGATAATCATTAAGAATTTGTCACTACTTTAGAGGGATGAAAATGCTGTCATTTACATCCCTCTTTTTCTTTTATCTCTTATTTGGGGCTGTAATGAGCATTCCATGTATTGGGTTTTCTCAAGCAACTTCAGACAGTTCTGCCTACTATTCCAAGGTGATCTATACGCCGGACTCTAACTCGGATATTACCAAAGCCATTGCTTTTTTTCAGAGAAACGCGACCGATTATTTAAAGCGAAACGACAGCTTGTCTGCAGCACAGGCGTTGCGCTTGGTGATGGTTGGACAATACGAACTGGGCTATTACTACGAAAGTGAAGAAACCGCAGCAACAGGACTTCAGTTATTGGATAAACTTTCACCTTCCGAAACTATTTCGGAAGCTAAAAATGCCTTTTATATTCAATTAGGACGCGTATACCGAACCCTTCAGAATACATCTACCTCATTATATTATTACGACAAGGCTTTGGCAGCAGCGAGTACCGCACGTGACAGCATCATAATCTTAAACAATAAAGCGAATGTACATTCCGATGCAAAGGAGTATCAATTGGCACAGGAAGAATTGGCACTGGTCTATCAGCTCACGATGCGGCAAAACGACTCCCTTACCATCGCAAAGGCACAGGATAATCTGGGATTTGTACAAAGCAAATTGGCCATGCCTCAGGGGCTGGATCACATGCAGGCAGCATTGCAGATTCGGCTTGCCAAAAATGATCTTACCGGAACCTATTCCAGTTACCGGCATCTTGCCGAATACCACATGGATAGGAACCAATTTGAAGTTGCACAGGAGTACGCTCAAAAAGGGTATGAAACAGCCACCGCGCTTAGGAGTGCTTCTTATCTTGAAAATGCGCTTATCAATCTGTTAAAGAGTAA
This genomic stretch from Ulvibacter sp. MAR_2010_11 harbors:
- a CDS encoding HYR domain-containing protein gives rise to the protein MKKITLLLTLLFVFVLSSAIGQITYSGPYSGSSASPTPLVLGVGTNTISSTVTTSGPSISQWFDLTLPAAMEITNVTLGVTDPASVSSGTMCWNPFSTCNPSDSWTPPGQPATPITAWDFPGTLPIASSPGVISVDNGTAFNTTWTLVVTVAALACTDPTIPVLSATPSSVCPGGAVTLSLTGTLNDATNWQWYTGSCGGTSIGSGTSLVVNPVTTTTYYARGEGGCVVPGACGTVDVTVFTPPTVTFTALADLCIDAGVQAGLGGGSPSGGVYSGAGVTDDGNGMTYSFDPAAAGAGVHTLTYTFTDANGCSASDSDDVEVFALPTVTFTALADLCIDAGVQAGLGGGSPSGGVYSGAGVTDDGNGMTYSFDPAAAGVGVHTLTYTFTDANGCTGSDSDDVEVFALPTVTFTAPADLCIDAGVQAGLGGGSPSGGVYSGAGVTDDGNGMTYSFDPAAAGVGVHTLTYTFTDANGCTGSDSDDVEVFALPTVTFTAPADLCIDAGVQAGLGGGTPSGGVYSGPGVTDDGNGMTYSFDPAAAGVGVHTLTYTFTDANGCTGSDSDDVEVFALPTVTFTAPADLCIDAGVQAGLGGGTPSGGVYSGPGVTDDGNGMTYSFDPAAAGVGVHTLTYTFTDANGCTGSDSDDVEVFALPTVTFTAPADLCIDAGVQAGLGGGTPSGGVYSGPGVTDDGNGMTYSFDPAAAGVGVHTLTYTFTDANGCTASDSDDVEVFALPTVTFTAPPSPVCPGDVLIAQGGGSPTGGVYSGPGVTDDGNGMTYTFDAGASGNGTHILTYTYTDANGCTNSDSDSVTVEDTEDPVITCAADGTRDTDSGVCTYTVQGTEFDATFTDNCTSGVIFNNYNSTDTMAGVVLPKGVTTVIWTVNDGNGQTATCTTVITVEDNEDPVISCAADGTRDTDPGVCEYTVVGTEFDATFTDNCPDGSIINDFNSTDTMAGEVLAPGVYSIIWTVDDGNGQTASCTTVITIEDNEVPVIACPADVAVNTNPGQCYSIVTFPDAIAFDNCGVASVVQTAGLPSGSQFPVGVSTIEYTATDIHGNTSVCSFTITVTDNEAPMAVCMDITIQLDEFGDASIVAADVDGGSTDNCGIATMTIDVDTFDCSDVGDNPVVLTVTDVNGNVSSCTAIVTVEDVTDPVAVCMDITVQLDPTGTVTILGSDIGGASTDACGIASYDLDIDTFTCADVGDNPVVLTVTDVNGNVSTCTAVVTVEDNTSPDLVCMDITLELGADGTATIVPEDVIATNDDACGVLTIAVDIFEFDCSDIGTPVTVQVFSQDVNGNLSTCTAVVTVVDLLAPVLTCPADQTVDPGAGNLFYEVPDYFALGEATATDNCTDPVVITSQDPAAGTLLPDGTYTVTITAEDEYGNVATCTFELTVDTILGIGDTTADISSIVLYPNPATDYVMLSNPNNVELQSVAIYDLTGRLIKTIDLVNMDAEKTIDVSELASSTYMFVIKGTDSQMTKQLIKE
- a CDS encoding ATP-binding protein: MKMLSFTSLFFFYLLFGAVMSIPCIGFSQATSDSSAYYSKVIYTPDSNSDITKAIAFFQRNATDYLKRNDSLSAAQALRLVMVGQYELGYYYESEETAATGLQLLDKLSPSETISEAKNAFYIQLGRVYRTLQNTSTSLYYYDKALAAASTARDSIIILNNKANVHSDAKEYQLAQEELALVYQLTMRQNDSLTIAKAQDNLGFVQSKLAMPQGLDHMQAALQIRLAKNDLTGTYSSYRHLAEYHMDRNQFEVAQEYAQKGYETATALRSASYLENALINLLKSKNDATFSNYLRLSDSLSKANLAKQNKYAGIKFNFEKEQERANVNELEKERQKRSKIVSQSIGGLVILSGVFLFFLLRNRHKKKTLQEVFKTETRISKKVHDEVANDVYHVMTKLQNSSAANEGVLDDLEHIYTKTRDISKESSAIELHDPFDTILGDLLASYQSASVSVITRNIAKPDWEGLSDLKKTTLYRVLQELMTNMRKHSAASVVVVGFSQKGSKFHIEYSDNGVGCDLKKKGGLLNTENRMETIKGHIRFESDNEKGFKATIIL